ATCAATTCTACTCCTATCCCGGGCCTTATTCACGATACTCCATTACGTTAACAGCTAAATGTTGTAATTAACTTGTAATTCGATTCCATTCATCCATCCATTCAGCAAACACGCGCTCGCGCAAAGTTTATATttaaagctaaggggggggttttgttatgtttactACTACTAACTTTGTGTAATAGTAATAGTAAGATTAGTATCTAAAGTGAGGGAAAGGATGGgtgttgattaaaaaaaaaaggaggaaaatgtGGGACGATATGAAGCATTGCcaggtgttgttttttttaccttctcaCCATGTTCTGTTATAATCCTCTTCATACCTTTCTGAATGATCGTGTACATCAATAAAACTAATGTCCATATGAATCGTTAAGATTCTGTAAAGTTGTGTTGGTGAGTACTTGTTTGTTTCCCGCCTTTAGGATTTTTTAAAGTGCTGCAATAACCTGAGCTAAAGGATATTTACAACACACAATTCTCCAAGAGGGGTTTAGAGAACTGGTTCCTGTTTGATACAAGTACACCTTTTTccattgttgctgctgaaggTAAGATCCTTCAGTAGACAGACAGATCAAActacacgtgtgtgtgtgtgtgtgtgtgtgtgtaacatGTTTGAGGCGGATTCCATTTCCCTTCCATTagagaaaaaccaaaacatccTTTGCCTGCTGAGTGTGTGTGACCCATTACTGATTAGAAGATACGATCCTTAACACGTTAACTGCCTAGTCTTTTTTGGAACACTCCCTACTCAAATCAACATGCTTGCTCGCCTTGGCAGATTTCATTGTTAATAAGACAGAGCAAGAAAGCATGTTGATTTGGGTAGGGGCTGACATGGCAGTTAACGATCAAGAGAGatcgcactcacacacacacacacacacacacacacacatacatattcaATATGGTATTCCATAACGCTTACATCATGTACTCCCTGTCACATCCTACCTTCGGCTTTTGCTCCATTGTTTCATATAAACCTATTCGATCGGGCCTTTTTGTAGTGAAATTTATAGAATGGTGTGCTATATTTACAATGAATATTCTCCGGACAGATGATGAATTGTATAACCACACAGGACAATGTGATCTTTCCggtgaatttttaaaaactaaaactccTATATTAAAGCATGTACACATCATATTGGCTTGCCCGTTTTCGCTCTCGTTCTATCTGTTGCACatactctcactctctctttctatctcctctctctctctctctgtttcacAGATATCCGCCCGATCCTGTAGTCAGTAAGGGGCATTTCGCACTTAGATGTTGGGCTGCTGGGTTGGGGTAGTACGAGGCGCAAGTTTACTGCACCCGTTGCCGATAtctccttttttaaaaaatgtcctTATCGCACTCTCCTCTCTAGAGAGGATTGTGGTTTGTGTGCACTGATGGATGCTCATATGAAAACCTACAGAAACCGAAGCAACAGTGAAAATCACgccaaaaacattaaaatcacCCCCTTTCCCATTCCAAAGACTGCTTACCTATTTAACCTGCTGCTTTACAACGATCTGCGGTTGGATCAGCTCGTCAAAATTAAACATCTGGTCCTCACCGGCACCGGACGACGATACCGCGTTCGTAGCCGATCCGGACGTAGTCGTTGTCGTGGTAGTAACGGTACCATTCGAACTACCGGCCATTGTCATAGCCGTCGTTTCGGCGCCGCCATTCGTTTGACCACCACCGTCTGCTGCAGCTCCACCTTCGCTCGTCATGGAATCGTTTGCCGATCCATTTTCCTCTCCAGCCTTTGCTGCATCGTCTTCGTCATGTTCCTTCGATTGTATGATAATCTGTCCGCTCTCCGTCAAAATAGCTccctgctgctgatgatgatgctcaTCCGTCTCATCCGGATGCTGCTCATCGCCCTCACCCGTACCGGCTTGCTGTAGGTGCAGCTGCAATTGCTGCTCGCTACCATCCGCAACCGATACCGTCAACTGACcctcgtgaccggcctcacCGGATGTGGTGAACGCAACCGATACCGGTATTTGCAAACCATCCTCGGTCGTAATGTGTGTACCTTCCGCGTTCAGTTCACCTTCCTGGGACTGCTGTATGACGATGTTACCTTCCGCGTTGAGTAACGACGCGTCGATTAACTGCTCCTGCCCGTCCGCACCCTGCACGAGGATCATCTGATTGTTCCCATCGCCGCTTATCATTTGCAACGTTTCGCCCTCACCGAGCCCTTCACCGCCCTGCATTACAACGCCGACGCTCTGCAGCAGCTGCTGGATCTGTTCCGTGTCGGTGCCTTGCACCAGTATCTGGTTACCTTCCGCGTCCGTAGTCAGGATGTGATTGTCAAGCTGCAGCACCTGACCATCGTTCAGGATCAGATTGATCTGTTGGCCTTCGCCGCCCTGCATGTCCTCCAGCTCCATCGGTACGTTTTCCGTGTTGGAGTTTTGACTATTCTGCGACTGTTCGCCATCATCGTCCAGACTCGGCATACTGACGGGCATGGTTTGCAGTTGCTCTTTCTGCTgaggttgctgctgctgatcatCGCCCTGATCGAGCGTAGGCATatcgataccgaccgactgtTGGTGTTCCTGCGAAGGGAAGGTAATTGCAATGAGTTATTAAACTGTGCCTTAAATCGAATGAACATTAGCTTGTGTCACTACGAACACGTATTCCCCCtacctgttgctgctgcacgaAAGTTCCATCTTCTTGCTGCGGTAGTGTAATGTTGAACGTAATATTGCCCGTCGTACCGTCCTGATTCGTTATAACCATGCTGCCACTGCCACCATTATCCGATGTCGTTCCCGTCGCACTCGAATCGTTTCCTTTCGTGTCGGAGTGCATTCGTTCAAAGATGCTTTCGAGATCACCGTCGGAGATTGTGTTCGAGCCGGCGTTTCCACCGCTGGTTGTGGTGGTAGTCGTAGTAAGCATCTTTGCACTATCGCCGGTCGTAGCTGTTGCTGCACTGTTAGCTCCTGCCATCGTTTTCCTGCTCGCGGTACTGTTGTTTGTtagcagcagctgctgctgcgacTGTCCCTGGTGcgattgctgttgctgtagtGCCAGACCGGTTGTCACGACTGTCGGTGTGGTTGCCGTACCGTGTGCGTGCGTTTTAATGTGCTGCGTGTACAACTTTTCGCTCAGGAAGGTCAGCGAACAGGAGTTGCAGGTGTGAAACTCGATAACCTTTGAATCGGCGATCGTTTCCCTAAGTGCCTCATCGATCGATTCTTGCAACAGTTTCTGCGTGGAGGAATCAGCcgtctgttgctgttgttgctgttgctgctgctgctgctgctgttgctgctgttgctgttgatgatgatgctgctgttgctgttgttgatgttcCTGGACTTGCTGGACTGGTTGTTTCGTACTCTTCTTAGCCGATTCGTGCACCTCGAGATGGCTCATCAGCTGCTCGCGCTTGCTGAAAGTGACATTGCAAATGCCACACTTGAAGTAGTCCGGCTGATGCTGTTTCGCATGGATCGACGCCTGTTCGCGGGATTCGAAGCGCATCAAACAGACGCGACACTTGAACGGCTTTAGCTTGATATGCTTCCGCAAATGGTCATCGTACGCCTGTTTGTCAACTGTCTTGAAGGCATTGCATACGGTGCAGGAGTACAGCGAGGTGGTTGTAGCAGTCGCACCCTGTTGATGGTCCTGTGTCGCCACACCACCCGATGTGGTGACGATCGTTTTCTGTAGCGGCTGGTGCTGTGAATGATGATTTTCCTGCACCATATGTTGCTTCAGCAAGGCGGGATTGGCAAACAAAAGCTTACATTGCCTACACCGGTACCCGCTGgtgacggtggtggtggtggaagtaTTTACAGCATTGGCGTTTTGTGCCGATGCTGCATTATTCCGTGGCTGACAGGTTGCGTAATGCGGTTGGAATTGGGCTAGGTCGGCTGTCTTGAATCCACACGGTATGCACTTGTACAGTTTGGTGCCCTTCCGGTTTGCGGCCAGGCCACCACCGCCGGCTCCCTGTGCGTTTTCCCCCACGCCACCGTTGTTTGTCGTGACCACAATATGTTGCTTTGTCAGTTGGCCCGACGTTCCCGGTGAATTCTTTTCGAACATACTCGTAAGCTGCGCTTCAACATCCGAGGTGTTACTGGCATTTAGATCGGAGCTGGCACCGGACATGTTAGTGTCCACCACTTGTTGCTGGCCCGCGATCGTTTTTACGCTGTACGTTATGTTACCGGCCGATGTTGCCACCGTTCCGCCAGTACCGGCCGAGCTGATGGGCGTTAGCCTTGGCATCTTAGCCGGTGGTGAACCAACAACACCCGATGTCAAATCACCATCATCTGGGATGTTATTCTTTTTGTGGATAAAACCAAGCAACGTACCGCGCAGTGTGTCCAGTTCCGATTCCAATTTATCCACCTGATTCAGCAACACAATGCAACGGCGACAAATGACGTCATCCACCGTCAATACGACCGAATAGTCCGGACCGATCACCTTTGCCAGCTTCACCACATACTCGGTTTGCGTTGTTGTGGTTGACGCTTCGGATAATACGGTCGCATTGATACCCGCACTATCGCCGCAGATGTAACATTTTTGCTGCCGTGCAACGAAACTGCTATTATTACTACTACTCGAGATCAGCACGCCCGTTGTGGTGGACATGGGCTTCTTCTGCAAAACTCGCTGCTGCTGACCAGATGGAGTCATACTGACCGAACCGCTCTGCAGCAAACTGTTGATCTTTTTCACCGTATTCAGCTGCATGTTGGACTGCTGTTGCATTTGGTGTGTTTGATGGTGAGCCGTGGATGTTGTGAAAACCTACAAATAAAACCACAACATTAATTTCACTGAATAGCAGCATTTTGGGTTAAGTTAATAATAATATCCCCGGTTAAAATGGAGTTTATAAAATTATGCTATATCGATTTTACTTATACCGCAGGTACATAAATT
The DNA window shown above is from Anopheles funestus chromosome 3RL, idAnoFuneDA-416_04, whole genome shotgun sequence and carries:
- the LOC125771676 gene encoding serine-rich adhesin for platelets, with the protein product MQKKIIQQPMPQVRKVFTTSTAHHQTHQMQQQSNMQLNTVKKINSLLQSGSVSMTPSGQQQRVLQKKPMSTTTGVLISSSSNNSSFVARQQKCYICGDSAGINATVLSEASTTTTQTEYVVKLAKVIGPDYSVVLTVDDVICRRCIVLLNQVDKLESELDTLRGTLLGFIHKKNNIPDDGDLTSGVVGSPPAKMPRLTPISSAGTGGTVATSAGNITYSVKTIAGQQQVVDTNMSGASSDLNASNTSDVEAQLTSMFEKNSPGTSGQLTKQHIVVTTNNGGVGENAQGAGGGGLAANRKGTKLYKCIPCGFKTADLAQFQPHYATCQPRNNAASAQNANAVNTSTTTTVTSGYRCRQCKLLFANPALLKQHMVQENHHSQHQPLQKTIVTTSGGVATQDHQQGATATTTSLYSCTVCNAFKTVDKQAYDDHLRKHIKLKPFKCRVCLMRFESREQASIHAKQHQPDYFKCGICNVTFSKREQLMSHLEVHESAKKSTKQPVQQVQEHQQQQQQHHHQQQQQQQQQQQQQQQQQQQTADSSTQKLLQESIDEALRETIADSKVIEFHTCNSCSLTFLSEKLYTQHIKTHAHGTATTPTVVTTGLALQQQQSHQGQSQQQLLLTNNSTASRKTMAGANSAATATTGDSAKMLTTTTTTTSGGNAGSNTISDGDLESIFERMHSDTKGNDSSATGTTSDNGGSGSMVITNQDGTTGNITFNITLPQQEDGTFVQQQQEHQQSVGIDMPTLDQGDDQQQQPQQKEQLQTMPVSMPSLDDDGEQSQNSQNSNTENVPMELEDMQGGEGQQINLILNDGQVLQLDNHILTTDAEGNQILVQGTDTEQIQQLLQSVGVVMQGGEGLGEGETLQMISGDGNNQMILVQGADGQEQLIDASLLNAEGNIVIQQSQEGELNAEGTHITTEDGLQIPVSVAFTTSGEAGHEGQLTVSVADGSEQQLQLHLQQAGTGEGDEQHPDETDEHHHQQQGAILTESGQIIIQSKEHDEDDAAKAGEENGSANDSMTSEGGAAADGGGQTNGGAETTAMTMAGSSNGTVTTTTTTTSGSATNAVSSSGAGEDQMFNFDELIQPQIVVKQQVK